The Periophthalmus magnuspinnatus isolate fPerMag1 chromosome 17, fPerMag1.2.pri, whole genome shotgun sequence sequence aGTCTTTCTTgagaaatattattttgaagtaacattactcttacttgctctacccacctctgtctaTTCTACATGATCCATCCATCCTGACTCTCCCTTTACCATAAAACTCAGTGGCTTAactttgtctttgtttaaaaCTGTCTAGAACAATCGGATATGCATTGAGTTTAGAGGTGGTGTACAAATCTTTGCATGCCTTGGGACACTAGCACTTTAGTGCATGTACATACAAGCTGTAGTTTTTCGTGGTCACTTTGAATTGTCACCTGATTTGCATTGATAAGAATAAGAAATGTTTTTAAGTCCTTATTATTGTACCGACAGACTGTCTTTGTACAGTTGTTACTACTGGAtatgatttgaatgttttaaatgaaagtcTCTATGTCAGAATCATAAGGAGCTACAActttaatgtaaaatgaatggtAATAAATCTGAATGTGTATTTACAAaacttgtgttgtttttaattctcacaatatattttttgctcATAGGTTATGGGgcaaagagtggagagagacatTCAGAAAATTATCTGAGCCAGGAATCATCTCACAGCGCAATTACTATTATTAACTGTTGTCCTCCTCTGACCATCTGAatctcccatcatgcaccaggacACATTCATAATTAATGTGTTTACAAGGATGGCCCAGGGTTTATATCCTTCAGTGCACACGTTTAGTGACTATTCTGGGCAATACAAGTCCCCCATGAACAAATGATACATATGTACGCTCtcatagggttgtcaaaatgataaaaatattaaaatcatatATTAATCGATACTATCAAAACTAGTAACATTTGAGTAAGAAAAAGTCTcaatcacaggacagaaatgaactttgcCTGATTATCttaagaatgatcttgagctgtatcagaaccacagagacaagcatatgctcatggaccactattgACTGTaggattacatagatataaaggaaagtactacaatttaaaatcacattctattctctaaatatgttattatcATTGTTGTATCAGAATTGGTGTTgtgtatcgagtctattccctAGCATTAAGtattatggagtttaaaagtatAATGTAATAAGATTTAACCAATTTGCAACAGTTCTCcatgaaataaatacaacatcagTCTGAATATATTTTTGAGAGACATATTGGATGGCACCACAGCTGTTCTCACaatatttaacatgtttatttccaCAATCTCAAAAAAGCAATGATCTTTACTagaactctcctctctctccacaggaCAGTCCATCACAAATGTCCCAAAAATGACACTGGATTTGGGGACTTAATCCTGGGTTATCCACAGAGCAGCACGCCGTCTGTTTTGAATGCGGAGAGCAGATTAAAGTTACCACCACATATGTTTAATAAAGAAGGATTGTGTCTTCTAAGGGTCAGACGTCGTGCACAGAGACCAAGCCTTCACTGCAGataaaatctccatagagacaaacaaatAGTAGACCCAAAGTTACTCAGTGTACCTTTAGAGATGCCATTGcaactactaatattactagcACTAATAAGAGTAATGCATTGGACGTCTTTCAAAACATCCAAAGCAGTTTACAGTGTCAATCTGCACTATCGGCCCCTTCAACCACCACTAATAAACACCAACTGCGATTGCTGTGTTGCAATCGCAGTACATCAGATCaatgtttttatgattttgacattcaaaaaaaacccaaacgttttatatatatatagtctatgcttAAACTTTCCAATGAGCTATTCCTTTATGCTGGACCAAATGTGCTGACCATGGTCATTTCACAGTACTTCCTTTGTACCACTAGAGGTCATCAACACACTTCACCATCAagacagacagaggaaagagacaTTCCAATGTGcaacaattttattttgataaagtggaactccaaaaatatacaaatcttTTCTAAAAATACAGACAACAAAAAGGCTaggtgttctttttttttttttttttttttactatttggcCCAAAACGCATTTCCATACTGTCTGTGGCAACCATGCAATTTACAAAAATCTTTAAAAGCAGCACTAGTTATCGTGACACAAAACAAACGTACAGATACAGGGGAATTGGAAAGACAATACCATTTCATACTGTGATAGCATCAAATCACCTCAAATAGTTCTAGGGCATTCAAGAACTAAATGCATTCATGTCCTGGCCTGTTAGTCacatttaaactccatatacagtacagtgtatAGTGCTGTTTCACATTGAATCTACAGTTATATAAAGCTTGTTTGGTTTGAACAAAGTAGTGCACTCATCAGTGACAGTTTGTACCACTGCAAGTTCATACGCCTCcaatctctccttcctcctcttctcgctGATTTCCTTATCTgcatccccctttctctcttctttcatccTTTTTTATGCTATATCTTTCCCTTTCCTCTTttatctcctccctcctcctacTCTCTGTCaccctcttccctccttctcttctctcatgTGCCCTCATTCCTactccttctcccctctttttTTCACCCTTACTcgcctttccctctctccctctcttctttcccttaACAATTGTTCCACGACTTTAAGATCTGCCAGAGTTGAcagtcctctccctctctcctctctctctcccctcctccctctctctctcccctcctctctctcgcactttcctcttcctccccttctctctcacgCAGACCCTTCATTCCTTTGGTTAAACAGTTGTTCCACGACTTTAGGGTCAGCCAGAGTCGACAGGTCTCCCAGATCTCTGTCATTACGAGCGATCTGCCTCAAAATTCGCCTCAAGATCTTAcctagaaaaaacaacaaaaatattgcttagtcctggtttagttctagttttatcctggtttaatcgttcttgtttagtcccactttagtccatTGTTGacgtacttggatgggagaccttTGGGAATGCCCAGTGTAACTgtggggcgccagtggcaaCTGTTGTGcctgagtgttggtggtggttggaagGGCCAAgtgcgcagattggcagcctcccttcagtctaccccagggcagttgtggctacaataTTAGCTTAgcaccaccaagtgtggagtgaatgaataatgacataatgactttgagcatctggaaaagctctatagTGGAGCAATGCATTAGGATTATATTAGTTAATcctaatttagacctagtttagtcctggttaaaccatggtttacccctggtttagtcctggtttagtcctggtttagccctggtttagtccttgtttagccctggtttagccctggtttagtcttgatttagtcctggtttagtcttggtttagtcctggtttagccctggtttagtcctggtttagtcctggtttagtcctggtttagccctggtttagtcttgatttagtcctggtttagtcttggtttagtcctggtttagccctggtttagccctgatttagttcaTTGAGATTGTGGAATACCTGAGCGAGTTTTGGGTAGAGCTGGAGCATTCTGGATGAAATCTGGTGTAGCTATTGGTCCAATTTTCTCTCTcactaaaaaacacaacagttcAAATTTGTTAAAACTGCAAAATAGTAACAACTAACTGTATAATAGGAATTCTTCTGTAGATTTGCTCCCTCTATAGGACATTGTTAGTAAGTGCAATGCATCAACAATTCTTCAGTAACCAGAGCTACAATGGAGCATACGCCACTATAAACCCTTGTTCTCACCCAGAGTCTTGAGCTCTTGCACCAGGCTGTGGTTAAACTCAGTGCTGCCCTTCAAAGAGACAAAGCAGTGCAGACACTCCCCTTTCACCTGATGGGGGCGCCCTACCACAGCAGCCTCTGCCACCCCAGGGTGCTCTGTCAGGGCACCCTCTACCTCTGAGGTACTCAGCAGGTGACCTAGGacataatgtaaaatattaaagttttgtttgcaaatataaaaacaatagacattagtcctggtttagtccttcctACCTGACACATTGAGCATATCGTCTATTCTTCCTGTGATCCAATAATATCCATCTTTATCTCTCCTGCAgcctgaaaaaacacaaaacggtGAATTATAAGTTATAAgtgaatattttaattatttttggaaTAATGAAATTAACTGTCCTGTGTCTCTTACCGTCTCCAGTCACATAGAAACCTGGGAATTTCTTGAAGTACGTGTTTTCAAATCTCTCCTGGTTTTTGTACAGTGCTCTCATGATCCCGGGCCACGGCCTCCTGAAGACCTACAGCACAATggaattactactattattactgctgttACCACtacttaaaggtcttatattatgcaaaattcactctgatgagctttaagtcatgttaaaatgttgttacctcctcaaaaacaaacctggtgttttgtttcattcacacacgtttgtttaaccctttattattagcctgtctacatctccaaaactcaaaatactcagttccaccttatgatgtcaaataattctagtgaagttgtatggaatTTAATCActtcatgtattaccacatgacatcacaaggtggaacagagtgttttctgttgagagccactcatcctaaatatgctgggtttgtgtattaaacatgtgtgaaagaaagacACAATTGTGcatatgtttttgatcaggaaacaacgttataaaaTAGATacgaaaacagcataatatgctCCCTTTAAGACCTTAACAGGAGTTATGGTTTATGTAAAAGACGTGCACTCATGAAACATAGTTGTTCCaatgaaataaacaatataaataaattaaataataaataaaaatgtcttataTAGTTATAACCATAACTAAAATATTTGAGTATTTACCAGATACCCCTCAGCCTCTCCCTCTAGCTCCTCTCCGTGTTCATTCAAAATGGTTGGCTCCACTCCGAAGAATGGAAACGTCTGAAAATCATAATGTATCAGTTTAAAATCAGATTTTAAGGTAATGTTTGCTTACATATTACTGAATATTTAATAAAAGGAGAACTCACTGCAGAACCAGGTTTCAGTGGAGTGGCagcaggaagaggagtgagCACATGACCGCCCTGTGAACAAAATTGTCaagtagttttaaaaaaagtattacaaCCTCAAATGAAAGGATGAAGTACTTCATAATCACTTCAGTATAGCAGTATAGTTACAATGACTACAGGTGCAAGCTAAAGGTATTAAGTAAAAAGCATAACAATATTAAACATCGAGTCCCAAGAGTAATTGTTATTGtatcaaaattaaaatgtgaatgaaattgTATGTACTATATTGTCCCCCTCAAAAGATTGAAATATCCTGACTTTCACTGGGTCtcaaaacctgctaaccctgatTTGACTTACCCGTTACATTCCCACAATATTTTCAGTAAGTGTTTTAAGCTTAAAAATACTCTATGATAAATGCTATTCCAAAAACCAGCAGAGATGTGTCGCATAGCCaaaaattatactcaagtaagagtaacattacatcaaaataatattactcaagtagaagtacaaagtagtggtccaagaaattactcatgtaagtgtaaaaaaagtatttgggaagaCTACTAAtcaaataagagtaacttaaagagtaactgttgggatgtaacatttcatttataatttgaactGAATGTTCAAATtatcctgtataaataaagataaatgtaaATGGAAGAACagaatattaaataatgcacaaattcTGGTATTTCCAAAAGAcatacacaaaaatgaaacaaattaaatcatatctgaaggagcactgcaagaaacacaaatgttcaaattatttcatattgtctGTCAcggtccctgctctgctctcctcgtgtcctcgtcttcccccctccctcacctgtctgtctccggagcggggcggaatccggactcctcccacgcgcacctgctccccatcagcgcaatcaacgccaccggccgtggataagaggggttcggacgagtcactcggcgccggaacgtccgcgtgtttcacgtgattatacttttggctttgtactttttgatctatgctcgtcctctgtgtctcactggaatccctttgtcctgctccagatctccgtcccagaacctgctccggactaccccagcacccgcacctccgcccCGGTACGTCTTGTATCCTCACTGCCGCGCACCGTGTCCCTCTACGctcacggacccgcacccacgctccccagctacgttGGACCTGTGCACTCTGATCTATATGAACACTTCTATGAACTTTGTCTTTGATGAGCATTTATTATAGCTCCATTTGATCCATGAACTCTGATCTCTATGAACTTTTGATTTCTATGAACAGTTATTTGAgattaaagacattataaaactttGTGAGTCTCGCTACTCTGGTCCTTAtgccccgctggttacgacattgtcaacataaagcttttgtcacttgtagacttagtcacagtgagaagagtagTCACAACTATTACTCAAGGAAGACtgctgttacttcagtaaaaatttCATCAAGTAGGAGTAGAAGTATTATCTTAGAAAAATACTCCggaaagtacaatttctttataaacttactcaagtaaatgtaagcactacccacctctgactaCCAGCTTATCATACTAAATATTATTGTAATGCTGTTGTCTGATTTTCCAGAGACTAAGTGAAAAATGCTGTACTCACGGTCTCAGTTTGCCAGAAAGTGTCAACCACAGGACACTGTCCCTGTCCCACCACAGAGTGATACCAGAGCCAAGCGTCTGGGTTTATGGGCTCCCCCACAGACCCCAGGATCTGCAGACTGGACAGGTCATACCTGAGGGAGCAAGGAGCCAAGagacatgtatgaatgaaagtaTGAGATATGCTTAAAgctgcaccacctgcttgtctccatgtcagTGTTTACTTTATCTTCATGGACACAAGCCTGTGGTAACACCAAGTCAGATatatggagaggcgagcccactctcAGCAaggattagggttgtcaaaaagtATCTAAAATTGATACTATAAAACTATCGAAACTAAATCAtttgtattgatactaaaaagtcacatttacaggacagaaagaaacctttcctgaatagttttagaatgatcttgagttgtattaGAAAGTATAACACCAcctgtggtcttatacttggaccactatggaacctactaaGATTTTTAAGCAGGACAAAGACATGAAAAGCAAGATGGTTAAATGTCATATAGagtattccagacaaagcaacctCCACCTGagaagtgacacagtgcagctttaagtttaaTACAGTTTGTTTTCCTTACTTTTGCAGAGGCTCACGTCCGTACTTCATGAGCAGGCGGATGGCAGTGGGCGCTGTGTAAAACTTGGTCACTTTGTATTTTTGGATGATTTCCCAAAGTCGTCCCACATGAGGATAGGTGGGGATCCCTTCAAACTGAAAGAAAATTTTCCATTTCCAAAATTTTAAACATTACCATTCtttatgtgaaaataaaaaaagaaagaaaatgaaactaaCGAAATCTTGGTTTTACCGAACAGTTGTAATGTTTagtacaaaaataacaacattacATCAACACAGACAGTTGTAATGTTGGTTTattcaaaattacacaaacattttatatgatgaaagttgtttttgttttataagcagaatgagcttttcactttggattaaaaaaatataagatcacatggtaatataaaataatgttctATTATttaatcacattctactgtctaaataaagagtgttttttattatcatcatggtatcagaatgtccaaaaattattaaaataaaattctcAGATATCTTCTTTTTTACTTAAACTCACCAGTACACTTGTAGCACCGTTGGCCAGAGGTCCGTAGGTGATGTAGGAGTGACCGGTGATCCAACCAATGTCCGCAGTGCACCAGAACACGTCTCCATGGCGgtaatcaaaaacatatttaaatgtcaGATATGTGTACAAGAGGTACCCAGCTACTGTGTGGAGGACACCCTgtagagaaaaggagaagacaTGCtaataaaatttgaataatatttgatttaaccAGGAGAGTCCTACAGAGATTCCATAGTAAGTCCTGCCCCCTTAACCCTTTTATACATGTTTCAGAGCAGGGGGGGTGCAACATTTTTGCACTGGAGAAAtctaatgtgatgatgtcataatgttttgGGCGGCAAGAGCCAAACACTGTATTTTTATCTTAAACATCTAAATTTACAATCTTGAATTTGATCATTTCCATTAGTGACAAGGCATTTGTACTTGCTTTATTAccacaaaaaatgcattttaacagtattcattttacagcattggttgactaaagaaattctggAAACACTAGAAAGTATTCTGCTagaaaaataatagaaaaataataGACAAAAGAGAAATACCTGCAATGAAGCATCCAGAATGAAGGCACTTAAAACAGGTGTGTACCTTGGGTTTGCCTGTGGACCCGCTGGTGTAGAGTATAAACAGAGGGTCTTCTGAATCCATCCACTCGGGCTCACACTGATCAGAGCTGTCCCTCATCGCATCGTCCCAAAAAACATCACATGAGGGGTCCCAGGGCGTCTAAGCAAAAACAAGGATTGTGTGAAAAAACTACACTGGCCTATGAAATCTGTCCAGtcataaagtgtgtgtgtgtgtgtgggggtgtgtgtgtgtgtggggggggggggtgggggggggtgtgggtgtgtgtgtgtgtgtgggggggggtgtgggggtgtgtgtgtgtgtgtgtgtataacctGTAGTTTATTGCAGGCAGCTCCACTCTTGGTCCTCAGAGCCTGATGTTTAACCACCAGGCACTTGGTCACACTGGAACAGCCCCTGAAAGAAAAGTATAGTTTGAGTTCTATATATAACAGTGGCAGAGTACTATGCTTTTCTGTGGTCGAATAATAAAAGTGGACCTAAAcattaaatcaacttttttctctaataaactgtgtatatgtttttttttttgtgtaattttacacCGGCTTACTCTAAGATAGCGCATGGAGTGACCTCTGCAATTtacagtagttggtgacatcacacaggactgcagCCAGGtctttctgattacaaacaatGTACAACAGGGTAGAAagttccaaaaaaaaaattgatttagcataataccccctctttaacaaatTTGGTTGTTAGAAATACAATGTGTTTTTAGTTTACATATGaattaaatttatatatatatatatatatatatatatatatatatatatatatatatgaattggggttgtcaaaagtaagtATTAATAGTATCAAACTCTGGGCTGCTACTAACCAGCTCCACAATCCAAGAAATATCTAATCAACAGGTCAGCATCCTTTACATCTGAAGGACTGGACAATGTTTTGAAGACCTAAGTACATTTATTGTGCAAACATTTTGAACTTGCTGTGACATATCTTGGATTTAACCAGTGGATTAACTATCAGAGAGTAGGCCTCAAACCAAGCCTGcctctaaaaagaaaaaaaacaaaaaaacaaaaacaaacattccaACCAACAATGGCCAATAAAAAACTGGCTGAAGATGTTGAAGACATAAAGAAATCTTTGGATTTTATGTCCCAGGAAATAACCAAAGtggcaaaacaacaaacaacccTGAAGGAACTAACAGATGAAATTAAACAACTGAAGACACTGATACAAGAAAAGGACAAGAAAATTGAACATTTAGAACGACGAATTGAGGACTTGGAACAATATTCTAGAATGGAGGATCTTTTGATTTCAGGTCTTGAAATCCAACGCTCCTATGCCCAGGCTGCAGCAGGGGACAAAGGAGAAGGTAACCTGCTCACTCCCATTCAAAGTCCTGGCTTGTCTCCTCTAGAACATCAAGTCATAAAGTTCTTTGAAAGCAAGGATATCACTATAGACAGCAAGAACATTGCGGCTTGTCATACACTGCCGCAGAGAAATGATAAAAAGCCTAACATTATCATTCGCTTTGCCAATCGAAAGAACAAAATGGAGTTGCTGAGGAATGCCAGAAAATTGAAAGGTACAGGTGTTTATGTGAATGAACACCTTACCAAAAGAAATGCTGAAATGGCAAGACAAGCAAGAAtgttaaagaaagaaaagaagattcAAGACACCTGGACGAGAAACTGCAAAATTATGATCAAGCTGAATGGACCCCCAGAACAGGCCCGGGTGATCGTCATAAAGGATATCAAAGAGCTTGAACAATACAAATGATACAATTTAGAAATGGACAAACTAAAATGAGAAGATGAGACAATGACAAGGATTTGGATTTATTATGCATCCAGATGGACTTAATTCAACTAACAAAGTAAGAATGGATTCAGATTATTTGAACTATGAACATTTTCAGTTAAAATCATTTGTCTATACAGAGTATAAACCTCAAGACATACAGAATGACCTCGATCCAGAGAATAacttttatacaaaaataaaaaacacatgtgaatatTACACAGAGGACCAATTTGAGTCGCAAATAAGTACAAAAGATTCATTATCTGTTATACATTTTAACTGTAGAAGCCTAAATGCAAATTTTTCAAAAATTCTACACTgcttgaaacaaacaaaaaaacaattttctGCTATAGCAATTTCCGAGACATGGTTGTTTGAGGATCAATGTCCCCAGTTTCAGATTGAAGGATATAACATGTTCTTCGTAAGTAGAACTTTTCAAAAAGGTGGTGGTGTAGCTTTATATGttgataaaaatttgaaaaGTAAGATAGTGAAAGACATGTGCTTAGTCATTGATAAAATTATGGAATGTGTTACAGTAgaaattgaaactgaaaaatccaaaaacattatattaagCTGTATATATAGAAAGCCGGGCTCATGTATTGATACATTTAGGGAAAAATTGTGTGACCTATATGAGGGTTTAAATAACAGgaaaattgtttttgtttgtggggatcttaatattgatttattaaaTCCTTTAGAACAAACTGCAATTACTGAATTCATAAATACAATGTATAGCTTGTGTTTATATCCGTCGATAACAAAACCAACTCGAATAACAAGAAATAGTGCAACATTGATTGACAATATATTCACTAACGTCATAGAAAGTGAAATAACAAGTGGGCTTCTAATAAATGATGTATCAGATCATCTACCAATATTTACAGTCATAAAGAAGGgcacaaaaatgcataatgaaataaaaacagtcaaaatataTAGACAAAAAACTCACGAAACATTCAGTCAATTTAAACGTGATCTAATGGAGCAAAATTGGGACAATGTGTATGTAGATAATGTAAACACAGCATATGAGGGTTTTCCTGAAAATCTTTTGCTCTctttatgaaaaaaattgtCCTTTAGTTAGTAAAGCGACTTCTAACAAATTTGTTGGGAAGCCTTGGATGACCAAAGGTATTCAAAAAGcatgcaagaaaaaaaagaaactgtataaagactttttaaaaaaacgAACAAATGAGGCAGAGGTTTCCTATaaaacatacaagaataaatTAATAAGTATTATGAGATTAAGGAAAAAAGAATACTATTGttcaattttggaaaaaaacaaaaatgatattaaaaatACGTGGAATgtcttaaataaattaattaaaaagggcAAACGGAATGTTAACTTTCCTACTCACATCTTGACAAATGACGGACATCTCCTCAGTCAGCCCAAGGAAATTGCAAATGAATTTAATAATTACTTTAGTAACATTGGTTCTAAATTGGCAAAAGAGATTCCGGAATCCAACCAAGAGAATGATATAATCAGTAGAATTGCTAAGCAGGATAAAACAATATTCTTACAAGGTACAGATGAAAGTGAAATATGCACAATTGTCAAACAAAGCAAGAACAAAAACTcattagactggaatggactGGACATGTGTGTGCTGAAAGAAACTATTGAATATATAGTTAAACCAGTCAcccatatttttaatttatctttgcaGTCGGGTGTATTCCCAGAAGGAATGAAAACAGCAAAGGTTATCCCTATTTACAAGTCTGGCGATCAACACGACCTTACAAACTATAGACCTATTTCTCTATTGTCTCATTTTGCTAAAATTCTGGAGAAATTATTCCATAAAAGATTATTTAACTACCTCGAAAAACGTAATATACTATGTGAACAACAATATGGCTTCAGACCAAATAGAACCACTACCTTGGCATTAATAGATCTAGTCGAAAACATATCTAATGCAATAGATAATAAACAGTACGCCATTGGAGTGTTTCTAGATTTAACTAAAGCGTTTGATACAGTCAATCATGATCTCCTACTCAGAAAACTGTACAGATATGGTATTAGGGGTGTGGCTTTCTCTTGGATCAAAAGTTATATAGAAAACAGATCACAATATGTCCATATAAACGGAGTGGATTCAGAGCTTCAAACAGTGACCTGTGGCCTCccccaggggtcagtgttgAGTCCCTTGCTCTTTATCCTTTATATTAATGATatatgtttggtgtcaaaagcTTTGCATCTTATATTATTTGCTGAcgatacaaatataatacactgTGGCAATGATTTAGAAACAGTAATTGAGGAGCTAGAAAAAGAACTAAAATTGCTGAAAAGCTGGTTTGACTCaaacaaattaactttaaatctaAAGAAAACTAAATTCATAGTATTTACAAATCGCCGAATAAATGTGAACAGGAATCTTATTATTCATAATACAGAAATAgagcaaataaatcaaattaaatttctAGGAATAATAATCCAAAATAACCTAAGTTGGAAAAGCCACATACAATTCATAAAGACAAAATTATGCAAATCTTTAGCAATTATATCCAAAGTAAAAgaatgtttgaatgaaaaaacattgttcattttgtatatttcgTTGATATTTCCCTACATGACCtactgtgtggaggtgtggggaAATACATACCAAACAAACATCATTCCAACTGCAATTGTCCAAAAACGAGCAATGCGAATTGTGAACAAAGCCCCCTATAGGGCTCATACAAATGAACTCTTTatccaaaaaaatacaatgaaattcaAGGACCTGGTAGATTATAGAACTGcacaatttatgtataaaattaagaataaacagTTACCATTTCATATccaagatctgttta is a genomic window containing:
- the acss2l gene encoding acyl-CoA synthetase short chain family member 2 like, yielding MVVPDSEDNVFYPPIDLQQDAHVPNFNSYLELYKKSIESPEAFWKDVADEFFWKKPATGPILQYNFDVTKGNIFVKCLEGAKTNICYNVLDRHVKDGNLGDKVAYYWEGNSPDHHSEITYNQLLSQVCRCANVLKKMGVQKGDRVSIYLPMVPELVYSMLACARIGAVHSVVFAGFSSESLCERIVDAQSSVLITADGVYRGEKLINLKQIVDEALEKCKERGCSSVTKCLVVKHQALRTKSGAACNKLQTPWDPSCDVFWDDAMRDSSDQCEPEWMDSEDPLFILYTSGSTGKPKGVLHTVAGYLLYTYLTFKYVFDYRHGDVFWCTADIGWITGHSYITYGPLANGATSVLFEGIPTYPHVGRLWEIIQKYKVTKFYTAPTAIRLLMKYGREPLQKYDLSSLQILGSVGEPINPDAWLWYHSVVGQGQCPVVDTFWQTETGGHVLTPLPAATPLKPGSATFPFFGVEPTILNEHGEELEGEAEGYLVFRRPWPGIMRALYKNQERFENTYFKKFPGFYVTGDGCRRDKDGYYWITGRIDDMLNVSGHLLSTSEVEGALTEHPGVAEAAVVGRPHQVKGECLHCFVSLKGSTEFNHSLVQELKTLVREKIGPIATPDFIQNAPALPKTRSGKILRRILRQIARNDRDLGDLSTLADPKVVEQLFNQRNEGSA